One Andreesenia angusta genomic window carries:
- a CDS encoding ABC transporter substrate-binding protein yields the protein MSKLQMKVLIGLLLALSMTSFELYSQIKNGYEIKKRVEAEEGSAKPSDKKEGDKIELGIILTLSGVTSAKDNGALLGAELAVEKLNSEGGALGKDFSIVTFDNRGTQLGSRDAAKKAVERKVAGVIGPERSSYALSAAPVLQENKIPTITHLATHKDVTRIGDYIFRACYTDEYQGAELAKHAIDTMGTSKAVVLRMVDEDYSLELSRYFKDNYEALGGEVVWVGDYKSKDIEYSDIVLKAKEAKPDLIFIAGYTKDVGLIVRKARDLELDARFLSGDGIESTAYNFGGPAVNGLRSATHWHEDVDSKESREFKAKYVQEFKKSAVDGESVALSYDATMIIGEAIRRSKSLDGEAVKREISSTDNFKGVTGVYSFNQNGDPLGKKMIITEFKNGKREVVK from the coding sequence ATGAGCAAATTACAGATGAAAGTGCTGATCGGACTTTTGCTGGCTCTTTCAATGACATCTTTTGAGCTCTACTCTCAGATAAAAAACGGCTATGAGATTAAAAAAAGAGTGGAGGCAGAAGAGGGTTCAGCAAAGCCAAGCGATAAAAAAGAGGGGGACAAGATCGAGCTGGGGATTATACTGACACTGAGCGGAGTTACTTCAGCTAAAGACAATGGAGCGTTGCTAGGGGCAGAGCTTGCAGTTGAAAAGCTGAACTCAGAGGGGGGAGCGCTGGGAAAGGACTTCAGTATCGTGACTTTCGACAACAGGGGGACTCAGCTTGGATCTAGAGACGCAGCAAAAAAAGCAGTAGAGCGAAAAGTCGCTGGTGTCATTGGGCCAGAGAGGAGTTCATACGCTCTTTCGGCAGCGCCTGTGCTTCAGGAAAACAAGATTCCAACCATAACCCACTTGGCTACACACAAGGACGTTACAAGGATAGGGGATTACATATTCAGGGCATGCTATACAGACGAATACCAAGGAGCAGAGCTTGCAAAGCATGCGATAGACACCATGGGAACGAGCAAAGCAGTAGTGCTCAGAATGGTGGATGAAGACTACAGCCTGGAACTCTCGAGATATTTTAAAGATAATTACGAAGCGCTCGGAGGTGAAGTAGTCTGGGTAGGAGATTACAAGTCGAAGGACATAGAGTACTCGGATATTGTCTTAAAGGCAAAAGAGGCTAAGCCGGACCTGATTTTCATTGCTGGATATACAAAAGACGTAGGGCTTATAGTCAGAAAAGCTAGGGACTTAGAGCTCGACGCAAGGTTTTTAAGCGGAGACGGAATTGAGAGTACTGCATATAACTTTGGGGGACCAGCAGTAAATGGACTTAGGTCTGCAACCCATTGGCATGAAGATGTGGATTCAAAGGAGAGCAGAGAGTTCAAGGCCAAGTATGTTCAAGAGTTCAAAAAATCCGCAGTGGATGGAGAATCTGTGGCGCTTTCATACGATGCCACCATGATAATTGGAGAAGCCATAAGGCGGTCAAAGTCCCTAGACGGAGAAGCTGTGAAGAGAGAGATCAGCAGCACAGACAACTTCAAAGGAGTAACTGGAGTATACAGTTTCAACCAAAACGGAGATCCATTAGGGAAAAAGATGATAATAACAGAGTTTAAAAACGGAAAAAGAGAAGTAGTAAAATAA
- a CDS encoding diguanylate cyclase produces the protein MKKTLSNRINSLIIIISILLATIFFVLILNLNGYSQKRELSQINYFLDTLLEQKKEVLANEIFSGQDEAIESTIEEFTANEGILLGEVYSINREKLSFSGEDFNQDKTIDPNELKREASFKLDSIDGRELAVYTSGIVLGEENFGYIRLYYDVAPLKEYSRHTTGIILLLLAIKTLVLILILNIRLNEIVVNPIKKLEQDMSSISDGKFEVGREESQILEIEHMRSAFNHMAQSLKQTQENLESLVNLRTKELTESKRMLSVVIDTIPTPVFYKDSSGKYLGCNSAFAELLGKSKEEIVGKTIFDLMEESYAVPVFEKERQILASPKSQSYEGVFNTIYGVKDVIVNKASIVSDSGEVEGLVAVMSDITYRKEMEREMKYDAKFQELIADISADFISVDGKNIDEKIRSMLKAVSEFFGSERTYICRKAESDIYIDTLDWCGDRAPHAHREKMDESECPCFRDIAKDRSIIVINSLEELPEEAKSEREFLTKFQMKSFMGVPIAPGGNVEGLLGLAMMCSERRWSSKEASLLKVIANVFTDALEKKDIEDKLKKSNKELKRLSETDRLTQLYNRLKTDEVLEYEIVKSSRNRIPFSVILFDIDNFKEINDTYGHSAGDNALLELSKIIRDGLRKTDTLGRWGGEEFIVICPDTGLDGAISAAEKIRMAVESHKFEKVDKVTCSFGVTEFEMPDTKNTIVARADAALYKAKRNGRNRVEFK, from the coding sequence GTGAAGAAAACTTTAAGCAACAGGATAAATAGTTTAATTATAATCATAAGCATTTTGCTTGCTACTATATTTTTCGTGCTTATACTCAATCTAAACGGATATTCGCAGAAGAGGGAGCTAAGTCAAATAAACTATTTTCTAGATACCTTGCTAGAACAGAAGAAAGAGGTCCTGGCAAACGAGATATTTTCAGGACAAGACGAGGCTATTGAATCTACGATAGAGGAATTCACCGCAAACGAGGGAATACTGCTAGGAGAGGTCTACTCTATAAACAGAGAGAAGCTCTCGTTTTCCGGGGAGGACTTCAACCAGGATAAGACGATAGATCCAAATGAGCTGAAGAGAGAAGCCAGCTTCAAGCTTGATAGCATAGATGGAAGAGAGCTTGCAGTATATACGTCCGGCATAGTGCTGGGAGAGGAAAACTTTGGCTATATAAGGCTTTACTACGACGTAGCCCCACTGAAAGAGTACAGCAGGCACACTACGGGCATAATCCTTCTTCTGCTCGCCATAAAGACTTTGGTGCTTATACTTATACTGAACATACGCTTGAATGAAATTGTAGTAAACCCGATAAAGAAGCTAGAGCAAGATATGAGCAGCATAAGCGACGGTAAATTTGAAGTGGGGAGAGAGGAATCTCAGATACTAGAGATAGAGCATATGAGGAGCGCTTTCAACCACATGGCTCAGAGCCTTAAACAAACACAGGAAAATCTGGAGAGCTTGGTTAACTTGAGAACGAAAGAGCTTACAGAGAGCAAGCGAATGCTAAGTGTGGTCATAGACACTATCCCCACTCCTGTATTCTACAAAGACAGCTCTGGGAAATACCTTGGATGTAATTCGGCCTTTGCAGAGCTTCTGGGCAAGTCGAAAGAAGAGATAGTTGGAAAGACGATCTTCGACTTGATGGAAGAGTCATATGCGGTTCCTGTCTTCGAGAAAGAGAGGCAGATACTCGCAAGCCCTAAATCTCAGAGTTACGAGGGAGTTTTCAACACCATATACGGGGTTAAAGACGTGATTGTGAACAAGGCCTCTATAGTTTCAGACTCAGGAGAGGTAGAGGGTCTTGTGGCTGTGATGTCGGATATAACGTACAGAAAAGAAATGGAGAGAGAGATGAAGTATGACGCCAAGTTCCAAGAGCTTATAGCGGATATCTCGGCGGACTTCATAAGCGTAGACGGTAAGAACATAGATGAAAAGATACGATCTATGTTGAAAGCTGTGAGTGAGTTTTTTGGATCAGAGAGAACATACATCTGTAGAAAAGCGGAGAGCGATATATATATTGACACGCTGGACTGGTGTGGGGACAGAGCACCGCATGCTCACCGAGAAAAGATGGATGAGAGCGAATGTCCATGTTTTAGGGATATAGCGAAAGACCGCAGTATAATAGTTATAAACAGTCTAGAGGAATTGCCTGAAGAAGCCAAGTCAGAGCGCGAATTCCTGACGAAATTTCAAATGAAGTCGTTTATGGGCGTGCCCATAGCTCCAGGAGGCAATGTGGAAGGGCTTCTAGGTCTTGCAATGATGTGTTCAGAGAGGAGATGGAGCTCCAAGGAGGCATCTCTTTTAAAAGTAATAGCGAATGTGTTTACAGATGCACTTGAAAAGAAGGACATAGAGGACAAGCTTAAAAAGTCGAACAAAGAGCTGAAGAGACTCTCAGAGACAGACAGGCTTACCCAGCTATACAACAGGCTGAAGACGGACGAGGTGCTGGAGTATGAAATAGTGAAGTCATCTAGAAACAGGATACCTTTCTCGGTAATACTGTTTGACATAGATAATTTCAAGGAAATAAACGACACATATGGGCACAGTGCTGGAGATAATGCGCTTCTAGAGCTTTCAAAGATTATAAGAGATGGACTGAGAAAGACAGACACACTTGGAAGATGGGGAGGAGAGGAGTTTATAGTCATATGTCCTGACACTGGGCTGGACGGTGCAATCTCAGCGGCAGAGAAGATAAGAATGGCCGTAGAAAGCCATAAGTTCGAGAAGGTGGATAAAGTCACATGCAGCTTCGGAGTGACAGAGTTCGAGATGCCAGACACGAAGAATACCATAGTGGCAAGGGCCGACGCGGCTCTATATAAAGCCAAGCGGAACGGCAGAAACAGAGTGGAATTTAAATAG
- a CDS encoding sigma-54-dependent transcriptional regulator has product MNSILVIDDEPSILTALELALEDSFNIYTSPTVPEGLSLLKSKSIDLVLLDQYLGEYDGLDVLKSIKRDFPEVMVIAMTAHGTIDSSVKSIQMGAYYYITKPLDITGLKILIKKALDYRSLSYEVESLKQKIETPDQPFKIVAASKKMDEVFSMIEKIKDLDINVLITGESGTGKDLVAKGIHYSSKRCSSPLEIINCAAIPNNLLESELFGYERGAFTGAEHKYNGKIALANGGTLFLDEIGEMDISLQAKLLRVIQEKKVTPLGSEVSIPVDFRLIAATNRDLSELVESGAFREDLFFRLNVVSIEVPPLRDRKEDIPLLSSFFIKKYGEKFKKHINGMSSEAIAILENYEYPGNVRELENIVERAVALSSSDIITVSDLPGRILEGLDLKKSNDWIPVSLGKTLDEVVKEYIVATYEYCGRNKRSTAKVLSISERNLYNKLNEYGLNSLK; this is encoded by the coding sequence TTGAACAGTATATTGGTAATAGACGATGAACCTTCGATTTTGACAGCTCTAGAGCTAGCGCTAGAGGACAGCTTCAACATATACACCTCGCCAACTGTTCCTGAAGGTCTAAGCCTACTTAAGTCTAAAAGCATAGACCTGGTGCTTCTAGATCAGTACCTGGGGGAATACGATGGGCTTGACGTACTCAAGTCCATAAAGAGGGATTTTCCAGAAGTCATGGTTATAGCCATGACTGCCCATGGAACTATAGACTCCTCCGTTAAGTCTATTCAGATGGGAGCTTATTACTATATAACAAAGCCCCTCGACATAACAGGGCTGAAGATTCTGATAAAAAAGGCCCTCGACTACAGAAGCCTGTCTTATGAAGTCGAGTCTTTAAAGCAAAAAATCGAAACTCCTGACCAGCCTTTTAAAATAGTGGCTGCCAGCAAAAAAATGGATGAAGTTTTCAGCATGATAGAAAAAATAAAAGACCTGGACATCAACGTGCTGATCACAGGTGAAAGCGGAACTGGGAAAGACTTGGTAGCCAAGGGGATACACTACTCCAGCAAGAGATGCTCTAGCCCTTTAGAGATAATAAACTGCGCGGCTATTCCCAACAACCTGCTCGAGTCGGAGCTTTTCGGATACGAAAGAGGCGCCTTCACAGGAGCTGAGCACAAGTACAACGGGAAGATAGCTCTGGCTAATGGTGGCACCTTGTTTCTAGACGAAATCGGGGAGATGGATATAAGTCTTCAGGCCAAGCTTCTGAGGGTAATTCAAGAAAAGAAAGTCACTCCTCTTGGAAGCGAGGTCTCTATCCCTGTCGACTTTAGGCTTATAGCTGCCACGAACAGAGATCTCTCTGAGCTTGTAGAAAGCGGCGCTTTCAGAGAAGACCTGTTTTTCAGGCTTAACGTAGTCAGCATAGAAGTCCCTCCTCTGAGGGACAGAAAAGAGGATATCCCTCTACTTTCATCCTTTTTTATAAAGAAGTACGGCGAGAAGTTTAAAAAACATATAAATGGAATGTCTTCCGAAGCCATAGCCATACTCGAAAACTACGAATATCCTGGCAATGTGAGGGAGCTTGAAAACATAGTGGAGCGGGCTGTAGCTCTGTCTTCCTCGGATATAATAACAGTCTCCGACCTTCCAGGCCGTATCCTAGAGGGGCTGGACCTTAAAAAAAGCAACGACTGGATTCCTGTATCTCTTGGAAAAACACTCGACGAAGTCGTGAAGGAGTATATCGTTGCCACATACGAGTACTGTGGCCGAAACAAACGAAGCACAGCCAAAGTCCTCTCCATCAGCGAGCGGAACCTTTACAACAAGTTAAACGAATATGGGCTGAATAGCCTAAAATAA
- a CDS encoding transporter substrate-binding domain-containing protein, which yields MKKIVIFVFIAFVLSFNTVYSEPLSLKIGGDLYYPPYEYLDENGVYKGFNVDITNAISLELGIDISLEPLEWNIAMEKLRNGELDALQGALQSESRMEYLDFSEEFLENSQVIFVRSDNQFIKELDDLNGLDVAIQEDDIAYESVSLIEGISLHKFKSQNEGIEALLDGKVEAFVGDRLTGLYFIQKNKYFDKIKISGEVMKTSPYAFAVSKGDEETLKLINRGISKIKSNGTYHKIYKKWFGEEIADIGKWKNLFYLAIAFLLAVCAFMLLTIKLNRILKREVCKRTEQLRAGKLDLAKENRLKGKIIENVATGIIAFDAHGRITSINEFAKKSLGLEISKGDSFSEIPLFHGKDFSSVKTSVLESPIEEEILLKTESGSEKVLVYKLLPISDKNQSDGLLFCLFDLTEERNLNRIIAHSDKMQSLGVLSAAIAHEIRNPLTSIKMFVDMVPLKGEDSDFLSKFSKIVPSEINRLNELTSVLLDYSKPSSSNPIEVALSDVVESVLLLAKPYFKKRQIAISKNFKEIVFWADPSQLKQILLNILLNSVDAIEDSGSIAISASETVDRVYISIEDSGHGIEERVLPKIFDPFYTSKKCGHGIGLPITKNLVSENSGSIDIETELGKGTTVRLSFPKKSKGD from the coding sequence TTGAAAAAAATCGTAATTTTTGTCTTTATAGCCTTTGTGCTTTCTTTTAACACTGTCTACTCAGAACCTCTGTCCCTTAAAATAGGAGGCGATCTGTACTATCCACCCTACGAGTATCTAGATGAAAACGGTGTTTACAAGGGCTTCAATGTAGACATAACAAATGCAATCTCTCTAGAGCTTGGGATAGACATCTCGCTTGAGCCTCTGGAGTGGAATATCGCAATGGAAAAGCTGCGAAACGGCGAGCTAGACGCTCTTCAGGGAGCTCTACAGTCCGAATCTAGAATGGAGTACCTCGACTTTTCGGAAGAGTTCCTTGAGAACTCCCAAGTTATATTTGTACGCTCTGACAACCAGTTTATAAAGGAACTCGATGACTTAAACGGTCTTGACGTGGCGATACAAGAAGATGACATAGCCTACGAAAGCGTATCTCTTATAGAAGGCATCTCTCTTCATAAGTTCAAGTCTCAGAACGAGGGTATCGAGGCCCTTTTAGATGGAAAAGTGGAAGCATTTGTAGGCGACCGGCTCACAGGCTTGTACTTTATACAGAAAAACAAGTACTTCGACAAGATAAAAATATCTGGGGAGGTTATGAAAACCAGTCCCTATGCTTTTGCCGTGTCAAAGGGAGATGAAGAAACGCTCAAGCTCATAAACAGGGGCATCTCCAAGATAAAGAGCAATGGAACATACCATAAGATATACAAGAAGTGGTTCGGTGAGGAGATTGCAGACATAGGAAAGTGGAAGAACCTGTTCTACTTGGCCATCGCTTTTCTGCTTGCTGTATGTGCCTTTATGCTCTTGACCATAAAGTTGAACAGAATTCTAAAGCGGGAAGTCTGCAAGCGAACTGAACAGCTTCGGGCTGGCAAATTAGACCTTGCCAAGGAAAACAGGCTGAAGGGCAAAATCATAGAAAATGTAGCTACCGGCATAATAGCTTTCGATGCACACGGCAGAATAACAAGTATAAATGAGTTCGCAAAAAAATCGCTTGGACTTGAGATCTCTAAAGGCGATTCATTCAGCGAAATACCGCTATTCCATGGTAAAGACTTTTCTTCGGTAAAGACTTCCGTGCTCGAGAGCCCTATCGAAGAGGAAATACTGCTTAAGACTGAATCTGGCTCTGAAAAAGTCTTGGTCTACAAGCTGCTTCCAATCTCGGATAAAAATCAGTCCGATGGGCTCTTGTTCTGCCTGTTTGACTTAACTGAGGAGCGAAATTTGAACAGGATTATAGCTCACTCCGACAAAATGCAGTCGCTTGGAGTTCTCTCAGCCGCTATAGCTCACGAAATAAGGAATCCTCTAACCTCTATAAAGATGTTTGTAGACATGGTGCCTCTCAAAGGTGAAGATAGCGATTTTCTAAGCAAGTTCTCCAAGATAGTTCCATCCGAAATAAACAGATTAAACGAGCTTACCTCTGTTCTGCTTGACTACTCCAAGCCATCTAGCTCGAATCCGATTGAAGTCGCCTTGAGCGATGTAGTCGAATCTGTGCTTCTCTTGGCAAAGCCGTATTTCAAGAAAAGGCAGATAGCTATTTCAAAGAACTTCAAGGAAATAGTATTCTGGGCCGATCCGTCGCAACTCAAGCAGATACTCTTGAACATACTTCTAAACAGCGTAGACGCGATTGAAGACAGTGGCTCAATAGCGATTTCTGCAAGCGAAACTGTAGACAGAGTTTACATCTCCATAGAGGACAGTGGTCATGGAATAGAGGAGCGAGTTCTTCCCAAGATATTCGATCCATTCTACACTTCCAAAAAATGTGGCCATGGCATTGGGCTTCCGATAACCAAGAACTTGGTAAGCGAGAATTCCGGCAGCATAGATATAGAAACCGAATTAGGAAAAGGCACCACAGTCAGGCTGTCTTTTCCGAAAAAAAGCAAGGGGGATTAA